A region of the Echeneis naucrates chromosome 15, fEcheNa1.1, whole genome shotgun sequence genome:
CTCGATGGCTTCCGGCGTAGCCTCAACGGCTTTGGTTTGGTGCATGACCAGCGGAGAAGTCTCCTCCTCCGCCTGGACGTTGGCCACCGCCTCCACCCGGACCTCCATCAGCTCGCCGCCCTGCCgctgctcctgctccttcttcatctcctgCTGGTTGATGTGGTGGAGGATTCCAGCGCCCAGAGCGTCGCCTTCCACGTTCACCACTGTGGTTGTACGATCCCTGTCCACAGAGCACACAGAAGACACATCAAACCCAGTCGTATCAATTCAAAATGGGGACTCCATCTTTAACCTCCTACTATCACTGCAGTAAATAAGCATGCTTTATCATAGTTAAAGGGAGGGAAAGGTTCATATTATTAGAGTCAAATACTGATTATAGATACAGATGAAAACAGGCTGTCAATAATTCTATTTTCATTCTTAAATATCTCAATGGAAGACGGCCTGAGGAAGTGACTTCCACTTCTGTTCATCTTAATCTGGTGTTCATTTGTTCTGATGTGGATATTAAtccattttatttgatttacacATTCACAATTTCATGTGAATGAAAGCTGAACCAAAGGAGCAGAATCCTCTTTATCAGAAACATCCCACAAGGATGACAACATTGATAGAGCTGATGCTGCACAAGGTCGGATGTCTTATCTTAGCAACTCCGAGCCTTTTGTCCCAGACACAAGTTGGAGCTGCGGAGGGAGTTTTGAAGGCCGGATTTATTTCTAGTTAAGAAGGTGAAACACATAAATGCGTTTCAGAAATTTCCTGTTTCACCATCTGTGTGTtacttcacaaaaaaaactgttgatcTGGAGGAAGTGACAACAAACCTATAAAGGAAATTACAACAGACAGATTTTTAACACTTTGCCTTCAGCCCGCCCCGTCAAGCTGCCTGCTGTGAAACGCTGCTGTTGGTTCTTTCAGTATAATGTCgtcactgtgtgtgcatatgtgatCTGAcacagctttttgtgttttcaaatgtgAGAGTCAGCGAGTTCACCAGCTTCACTCACACAATCCAGTCGACAGCCAGCATGAGGGACAGGTCATTGGTCGGCAGGCCGATGGCCTCCAGGATGATAGCGATGGTGATGATGCCGCCGGCCGGGATGCCAGCCGCGCCGACGCTGGAGGCCGTGGCCGTCACCCTGAAAAACATACATGAGAAAAATACTAATTAtatcagaagcagcagaaaaagggaGGAAGCCTTTTATCATCCGAGGACTCACAGGATAGTGAAAATCTGCCCGGCATTCAGCTCAGCGTTGTTGAGCTGGGCGATGAAGACGGCAGCGATGCACTGGAAAATGGCCGCCCCATCCATGTTAACTGTGGCTCCGATGGGAAGGATGAAGCGGCTGATGCGTTTGTCCACGCCATTGTTCTCCTCAACACACTTTATCATGGAGGGGAGGGTCGCTGAGCTGGTGAgtggggaagagagagaaagaaatctgGTAAATCACTGCAAACCACAAACTCAACTTTAGGAAGACTCTCTGTGAGGTGGCGTTTACCTGGAGCAGGTGGCGAAGGCCGTGGTGAACGGCGTGATGAGGCCTGACAGGAAGCTGAAGGGGTTCTTCCGTGTGAAGCCAAAGTAGATGAGCGGCAGCACGATGCCCCCGTGGATGATGTGGCCCAGGATGGAGGCGAAGATGTATTTTCCCAGACTGGTGACCAGAAGAACAACATCTTCCATCTCTACGATCTTACTGCCCACCAGGAACATGATGCCGAAGGGGATGTACCTGAGTGAGAGCGAGGGCGGAACGAGCTATTTATTATCAACATAATAACACACAAAATACCACCTGATctatgatcacacacacacacaccacatgatcCAGGACACCAGCACCATGGTGGCCTCATTGAAGGCGTTGAAGAAGCGGATGAGCTCCTCCCCCTCGTCACCCAGTTTTCTCAGCGCCACCCCGAACACCATGGCGAACAAGACCAGACCCAGAATGTTCattccgtctgtctctgtgccaaCAGGaacctacaaacacacaacagagacacaagcTGTGAGAGACAACACTGATAGGACGACAACACAAGCACGCTGACGTTCAACGGGAAGTTAGTGGTGACCAAACTGGAAGATGTCCCTACTTCTCTCTTGGTTCAATACGacttcatgtttgttctgtttgtacCAATGGTCCCATGTAGAGGACGCTCGTCCATGaagggggggttgggggggccTGCGGAGGTCTGTGATGGGTCGAAGGGCTCAGTGAAATGGATGATGGGTAATGAATACGGACAGGGACAAATCCTGAGCTCAAtcctctgtctttgtccagAGCTCTCCCTGTGGtgcggggtgggggggcaccGTGACCCATGACAGAGAAATACCGCGGACTGATGCCAGGACCAAATGCCCCAACTGTCCCCCCACAGCCCCAGAATGAAGTGATTACTGTTTAAATTTAACCAATGACATCATCTAACATACAAACGTGACTGTTGCTTTTCCCGTTCGGATCGACACGTCCTGCCCAGCGTCCAACACGTAGACACGTTTTAAAACGTAGACTGGTGTCACCTGTTGGGTCGGCCATCTTGGCCCCTCCTGTTTGTTTCCCTCCATGTCCCTCAGCTGTGTGTCtatctgtctttgtttgtcagAACACAGAAAGTCATCAAACATCTACCACTTTCTAATTACTTCTAACAATgaacaaaactgtttttaaaccacaaacagaacaaaaagctTCCTCTTCCAGAAATATCAGCTTTTGTCAATCTGGTCCTGAAAGCAGTTCATCCATAATGTCGTACACGGTGTGTGGAGTGGGCCACATCCAGACGGAAGAATCCACCGAGCGGTTTTAACCCAACGGAGAAGATTCACACAggttgtgtgttatttgtgcGACCATCCATGGGATGTGTCCCGTACCTTCTGATAGAGGACGGTCCCGTTGGTGTCGTTCCCCACAGGAATCATCTTGTAGTCGGTGGCATACTGCGAAATGACGGAGGGAGAACTCGTGTTAGCTCATTTGGTTTTTAGCACATTGAGTGTTGACATGGAAACAGACTCAGGTCAGTGATGCCCAGAAATCTAAACCGCCAGATGATCTGTGTCAGTCAGTGGAACTTCCTCCATAACTGTCTGATACACTTTTCTGGTCAGCGTTATAAAGGTTGTGTTCACACTCTTCAGTTTTCTaaatctctttctctgctctcatAATTAACCTTAAATGGACAAAGAATCGCACTCCCGATCTGACTCCCCCAGTGCCTGAACAAAAACCTGAACAGCGGATAGAAGGACAGGAAAATGTACCAGCAGTGATCAAAACCCGGCGAAAATCAAAACTGGACGACGCTTGATCCTGATATGAGAAGATCTGACTCACGCTCACTCAGCAACTGCAGAAACTACAGAAGCTTATTTTAATCATCTCAGGTAAAATCTTGGAGGCTTCAGGCCTAATCACATAATCATCTGataaaatatgaacacacaATTCTGGAATGGTGTTTTATATTTGATAAGATTCTGATCTTAATTATGAGGCAGATTGAGGTAATTTCCAGTCAGAACATCACACCGGACTTTATTCTTGTATTTCCTCTTTGACTTCAGGTGAAGGGAGGTATTAGTGGAATCAGGTGCTGTAATAAGATGGCCATGTGATGATTCTGTACGTGAAGCTGATTAAAAAGCAGACGTATTTTAGAGGTAGACGGAGagcctccatttttttttcacgaTGCATACCAGAGAATTTGTGGTTTGGTTTTTACCCAGAAGTTGTTGCACCATCACAAAATCTGCATAAAACAGAACACCAGAGCAGCTTTCAAATGAGTCTGTAACTCAGCTGAGGGCTGATCTGAAGCTGCAGAGCAACACTAAATAAATGTCAAACTGTTGTTTTAACGTCTAAagagagctgctggtggttGAACATTTTCTAGCAGTCATTGTGCACAGAGAGGTGGGGGCCAGATCCTCTGGACTGCTTTCAGCTTTGCATCAACCGCCCCCCCCCGATGCTTGTCATCTAACATCCTAAAGGTGTAgccttttaaatgtctttttaaacaTCGCACTCGTCATCTTGCATCACCGCCCCTCTGCTGCTTTCTTAGTCTAATCCACACTTGGACCTTTTCCACAGGGACTCTACTCTCTAtaggctgagtgtgtgtgaactcAACAACCTGACTGCACTTTGAAACGTTTCCCCTCCCACTAAGAACTCACCTAGTTGTTGGGGAGACGGTTTATTATTCACCAGCCTGATTTTAGGGAGTTTGAGGTGATCAGCACAGTCACATGTGTGCACAAGTAAGTGCAtactctctttgtgtgtgtgtgcctgcagcCATTTTCTGCTGCCACATCCCCAAATATTGAACTTTCCTGGCTCCTCATTTGAGCCCTAACAGGCCTGATCATAATTCTAGGAAGCGGAACGGGCCGTGTTCAGAAGCAGCGAGGCGATGTGCGTTGCTAGGCTGGCGGGAATGGAATGGCCTCGCCATGGTAACGGCTGGTCAGGGACAAGGAAAAGAGGCACTGGTTGAGAGCAGCCTGTCTGTTTTCTGAACGCCTCCTCATAAAGAGGCTCCCAGCGCCGCGGCGGGGACAATGAACACGGAGCGGGCGTCCGCGTGGTCGGCAAAATAAATTCTGAGGAACAATCCCAAACCagacaggaaaaacagacagagagcagcgatggtgaagtgaagtgaagtttgGCACTCACAGAACGGAACGCAGCAGCAACCAAGTTCGCAGGAAATAAGTTcctgaaagagggagagagagaaaaaagagttAGAGCTGAAGGTGACGAGTCTTTGAAAACCACGAGGTTCACACATCTGAATAGTTAACAGTTCACAGGATCTGTTTGTCATCACACACTCTGTACTCTGGCTCTTTTCCCAGGGTGCACTGCTCCTCAGATTCCCTGACACTGCAGTTATTCTGGCTGTGATCTGGCGTCCGATTCATCTTTTACTAAAACAAATCAGATGAGTCTTTATGAGGATTATCATCTCGGACGTTTATATCGTTCctaaaaagtcaaacaaagtcctacttcctgttttcGCTCTTATGCTCATGACAGCATCCATAACGGACAGGAAGCTCCTTTAAATGCAGAGTCTGCTTCGGTGCAGTCCGTGTTGTGACTCCATTCTAACATAATTTTCCATGACAGTTTGTCAGGTTTGCTTTCCCTCCTGAAAGTAAAGCACACAGGATTACCGGCAGCCCGGTGTTTGTAGTAACTTTATCCTCTGGGGTCACACTGTATTGTACAAAGAAATACAGACTTTGC
Encoded here:
- the slc1a4 gene encoding neutral amino acid transporter A isoform X1, whose translation is MEKKSEINGHAMPGSASTERILEKGAPRSFLEKLTDFLRRNLLVIMTVSGVLVGVGLGLMVRSMNLTRAQMSYFAFPGEMLLRMLKMIILPLVVCSLVSGAASLDTRSLGRLGGIAVSYFLVTTLIASGIGVALAFIIKPGVGAGALNTNSLGLESVSSNKETTDSFLDLARNLFPANLVAAAFRSYATDYKMIPVGNDTNGTVLYQKVPVGTETDGMNILGLVLFAMVFGVALRKLGDEGEELIRFFNAFNEATMVLVSWIMWYIPFGIMFLVGSKIVEMEDVVLLVTSLGKYIFASILGHIIHGGIVLPLIYFGFTRKNPFSFLSGLITPFTTAFATCSSSATLPSMIKCVEENNGVDKRISRFILPIGATVNMDGAAIFQCIAAVFIAQLNNAELNAGQIFTILVTATASSVGAAGIPAGGIITIAIILEAIGLPTNDLSLMLAVDWIVDRTTTVVNVEGDALGAGILHHINQQEMKKEQEQRQGGELMEVRVEAVANVQAEEETSPLVMHQTKAVEATPEAIESVL
- the slc1a4 gene encoding neutral amino acid transporter A isoform X2; the encoded protein is MEKKSEINGHAMPGSASTERILEKGAPRSFLEKLTDFLRRNLLVIMTVSGVLVGVGLGLMVRSMNLTRAQMSYFAFPGEMLLRMLKMIILPLVVCSLVSGAASLDTRSLGRLGGIAVSYFLVTTLIASGIGVALAFIIKPGVGAGALNTNSLGLESVSSNKETTDSFLDLARNLFPANLVAAAFRSVPVGTETDGMNILGLVLFAMVFGVALRKLGDEGEELIRFFNAFNEATMVLVSWIMWYIPFGIMFLVGSKIVEMEDVVLLVTSLGKYIFASILGHIIHGGIVLPLIYFGFTRKNPFSFLSGLITPFTTAFATCSSSATLPSMIKCVEENNGVDKRISRFILPIGATVNMDGAAIFQCIAAVFIAQLNNAELNAGQIFTILVTATASSVGAAGIPAGGIITIAIILEAIGLPTNDLSLMLAVDWIVDRTTTVVNVEGDALGAGILHHINQQEMKKEQEQRQGGELMEVRVEAVANVQAEEETSPLVMHQTKAVEATPEAIESVL